A genomic window from Bacillus rossius redtenbacheri isolate Brsri chromosome 7, Brsri_v3, whole genome shotgun sequence includes:
- the LOC134533774 gene encoding uncharacterized protein LOC134533774, whose protein sequence is MQADVEPPEWLNKQFIERALREGENKEINVKQINVHSATSAGDNFCSIVFRVTATYEMNCGSKLEDYTKSLIIKTLPEEENAKKIVAENDAFLTEIGVLRKVIPKFHRLLNAPPSERNVSLAAKCYHHTDKPHYTLVLEDLCQSGFKMAQNTLGLDLDHSKLVVSHLGLIHAASFALHHQEPQSFSSFLQYPHLKTTQSIKTVLKISFERAANEVWQWPEVGEKYYDKLYRLGGNAFQLLEEAVQRNDQGFNVLNHGDAWKNNMMFRYDVDGKVSDMTFVDFQFCYYGSPAIDLLYFLYSSTSSDVRRNHLDRLLEVYHSSLSKMFTRLGCVDQCPSLADIHVEQDKRSFITLFAALCGLSVISSVSSPDVEGKHDDKDETSAENHFSEDFIYDLINILSTVENKPWFH, encoded by the coding sequence ATGCAAGCAGATGTTGAACCTCCCGAATGGCTGAACAAGCAATTCATCGAGAGGGCACTACGAGAAGGCGAAAATAAAGAGATAAATGTGAAGCAAATTAATGTCCACTCTGCAACTTCAGCTGGGGACAATTTTTGCAGCATCGTGTTCAGGGTAACTGCTACGTACGAAATGAATTGTGGCTCAAAATTGGAGGATTACACCAAATCACTTATTATCAAAACGCTTCCAGAAGAAGAGAACGCGAAGAAAATTGTAGCAGAAAACGACGCATTCCTTACAGAAATTGGAGTTTTGAGGAAGGTGATTCCAAAATTTCACCGCCTGCTAAATGCCCCTCCGTCTGAGAGAAATGTTTCCCTTGCAGCAAAGTGTTACCATCACACCGACAAACCTCACTATACGCTCGTTCTAGAGGATCTCTGCCAGTCGGGGTTCAAGATGGCGCAAAATACTCTTGGACTCGATCTGGATCACAGCAAGCTGGTTGTTTCCCACCTTGGATTGATCCATGCCGCTTCCTTCGCTCTGCACCACCAGGAACCACAATCGTTCTCCAGTTTTCTCCAGTACCCGCACCTAAAGACGACTCAATCCATCAAAACCGTATTGAAAATTTCGTTCGAGAGAGCCGCCAATGAGGTTTGGCAGTGGCCTGAGGTGGGCGAGAAGTACTATGACAAACTGTATCGTCTAGGCGGAAACGCATTCCAGCTCCTAGAGGAGGCAGTTCAGAGGAATGACCAGGGGTTTAACGTGCTGAACCATGGAGACGCCTGGAAGAACAACATGATGTTCAGATACGATGTTGATGGGAAAGTGTCCGACATGACTTTCGTGGACTTCCAGTTCTGCTACTATGGCTCGCCTGCAATAGACCTTCTGTATTTTCTGTACTCCAGCACCAGTTCTGATGTGAGGAGAAACCATTTAGACCGTCTCCTGGAGGTCTACCACTCGTCGCTGTCAAAGATGTTCACCAGGCTGGGTTGTGTCGATCAGTGCCCATCTCTGGCCGACATCCACGTGGAACAAGATAAGAGGAGTTTTATAACTCTCTTCGCCGCTTTATGCGGGTTATCCGTAATCTCCTCTGTGTCATCACCAGATGTAGAGGGAAAGCATGATGACAAGGACGAAACAAGTGCTGAAAATCACTTCAGTGAGGATTTCATTTATgatttgataaatattttatcgACTGTAGAAAATAAACCTtggtttcattaa